TAAGATCATAACCGTATGGGGATGATCTATCGTCCCTATACCCACAAACAAACGACATCGTTTTCACTTTTCCAACCAAAtagattaaaaatatttttttttgggcATAGAATGCTATGGGGACGAGTCGTCTCTATATTTTCCTCAAAACACTTTATTTCCGTGAAAcgattaaaaaaatatgttacttttaatttttgttatttattagaGCGATTTGTGGTCTCTATAGGTGTTTAAAGAACACACCAATCCCTTATTTTTCCAGCTTAACATGTTGAGACAAAAATACGTCCCTGTATCAAAAAGAGTCAATAAAAAATGGTCAACTCTATAGTGACGATATGTTGTCCCTATAGAAAGCCTATTGTGACGACTTAAGTCGTCACTATAGAACTCATCCCTAGAGGTGTTTATTCTTGTAGTGATTCAACTCTTCCATTAAACTCCCCACGATTAAACTCCCCACGATGCTCTAATCATCCAttcttttaatctaattgaaaaaTACTTTTCGTAACACTATCATATGAAAATCTATCATATGAAAATGATCGGTACACAACACATATATAAACTTAATTGTGACAATGAAAACATTATCATATGGAATGTGATCGGTACACAACACATATAAACGAGATGAGTAGAATGCAGCCACATGACTTCATTACATAATAATTATCAAGCTTTTATTAATTACTTTATAAATAATAGGAGTACTCAAAAACCGATCATTTATGTTCCACAGTGGCTGTCATAATTGGGTTATTTTGCTTGCCCCCATCATAATTGATTGCTTTATGGAGAATGATTGATGGAATGGGATTTGTATGCGATCTGAAGTTGATATATCACTAACCGACTTTATACATATCAGTGGGTAAACGAGGGCCCAAAAGAACATCAAGTGGTGCTGCTTTGCCATTAGTCGCCCCCATGCTTTCAGTCATATCAACAGGTTCGTCTGATGGTTTTTTAAGCACAAATTGTTGTAGCAAACGAGCTAGCGTTAAACCCAAAACCTGAAGAGCAAATAAAACACCAGGGCACATCCTTCTACCACTACCAAAAGGAAGCAATTCATAATGGTTTCCCTTGACATCGATATCCTTGTGACTTGTCAAGAATCTCTCAGGCTTGAATTCCTCGGGATCTGACCAGATACTTGGGTCACGTTGCAACTTCCAAAGATTTACCAGAAGACGAGTTCCTTTTGGAATGCTGTAGCCACCCACAATGCAGTCCTCCAGTGACTCGTGAGGAACAGAGAGAGGTCCAGCTGGGTATAATCGTAATGTTTCTTTGATGATGGCATTGAGGTAGACTAAGTTCTTTAGGTCTGACTCCTCCACCAATCTGTCCCTTCCAACATACTCATCAATTTCATCTTGGGCAGTTTCTAACGCTTTTGGGTTGTTGAGCAACAATGCTAAAGCCCACGTAAATGTCACAGATGTCGTGTCAACGCCTGCTACTAGGACTTGCTGTGAACAAGAATTGACACCCACATCCAACCagattaggttatatagttaaaAGGCTGAAGAAATATTTAATGTAATCACGAAACAATGAGATAAAAAGGATGAGTTTACTAGACTTGTCGCTTTGATAATTGTATCATGGTCAAAACCCCTGAATTCCTGTTTAGAAGCACCTCGAAGAATGGAAATTAGCACATGCATAAAGTCTTGGTTCGCTTCATGTTGTTGTATAGACTTACTCTCCTGATTGTGTTCCTTCAACCATTGGTCAACAATATTGTCCAAATCCTTCCCAGTATTCTTCATCAATTTTTTGTATCCACTCACATCCAACCAGTTGAGATAAGGTATAAAATCAGCaaccaaaaatgccccaaacaACTCAAAGTATTTCCCTGCCACAGCCTGAAATCGAAGCCGTTCTTCGTCATTTGGAGAAAACCTCTTTCCAGAAACAATCCTAACAATAATGTTTAAAATCAAGTTCCCAAACCATTGACTCATCTCCACCTTTACCATCTGTGACTCTGAACTTTCAGTAAGTTTATTCGTTACCCACCCATCATATAATTCTTTAACGGATGCTCTAACTTCTGAAGCTCGAATATGTCCAAGCATCTCAACTCTTCGTTGAGAAAGAACCTCCAACACAAGCATCTTACGCATTTTTCGCCAGTAGTCCCCATATGGAGCACGGCCAAGCACCGCATAATTATAGGCCATGATTTTTGAGGCCTCCATTTTCGGTCGACTTGCAAAAGCCTTGTCGTTAGTAGTAAAGCAGTCCTTAGCTATCTTTGAATCACTTATCACCAAAGCTTGATGAACACCAAGCTTGACGGTGAAGATAGGGCCATATTTTTCTGCCATGTCACCTAAAACCTTGTGAGGTAGCTCAGGTCCACGTAAAAGGTGTAAGTGTCCGATTATCGGCCATGCCCCTTTTGCTTGTGGTGGCTTTAGGTTTTTCCCTGTGTTTTCGTTCTTTCTGTGGAGGATAGGGAGTAGTAAACGGTGTACAAGAATAGGGACAGAGATTGTTGCAACAATAGTTGACACTAAGAGGTAGAACTCCATGGCTAGTGAGCAAATTGAATGCATATGGTTGTATTTATTTGCGAAGCTAAAAAGCTAAGATATTGTTTTTGTAACCGATAGATAATAACACTAAATCCTTATGGTGATCATTAAAAGATCAATCATGTCaacctttaaaaataaagtgGATCCTATGGCTTTATATCTGCATCTACATGAGTTTGTTGGACATATTTACGGTTGAAGCTAAGACTCAAGGGGGTGGTGTGGTTTCTACTGTACTTTTTGTCACATAGGCAAGGAAGCACCATTCCCCTATGCGGTTTCGTGTGGGTTTAGGCCACACCTCACTCTTTTTTGGCCCATATTTTCGTTGGTTAATGCTAAACTGACGGTTGAACGGTCAAAAATGTTaagatttaactttttttttcctttcataTAAATTAAACCATCTATTTCATTTGTTCAAACCAAAACCAAACCTTTACATTTATCTATCGCTTTCTTTCTTAAAATTAATAGAACATGTCATCTTCTTCATTTTCTAAAGAATTCTAAGTTATTTTTTATGCTGCTATTGGTTATGCTCAAATAGCAGAACAAGCGTATGATATGTGTTTTTTAACTTTATaggattttttatgtttttttttagtaatgcaatgtaatgtttttttttattatgaagtaatgaaaaattatgtttttttattaaaaaataagttttattaaattaaattatttaaaaaaaacaaagaaaaacgtGGCACCACTCCTTGGGTGAGACAAGAAAGCACATTTGTGTGATAAAAAATGATGTGGCGTATATGTGACAGTGAAGGGAGTGCGGTTTCGATGACAAGATTGCCTCCACCTAATAATTAAGTTGGTAAAAGTTAAAACAAAAGACATAaaagttttattctttttaatcatTTTCCGTTAGGCTATTTTTAGCTTAATGTGTGTAGGTTAAGCTCATACCCATGTATATAAACTCCTTGTTTTTCTGTTTCCAAGTGATGAAATGAATCTCTCAAACATTTCATCATCTAAAATTCTAAAAGCAAATATGGTATCAGAGCGTCTTCCGGTTCTCATACTCTGATTGTTTCCCCAATTTCAATCATCTATTCctctttttttttgttctttctaTTCTAGATTTTAATCATGTCAAGTTCATATTCCATTCTTGTTTCGGTTGATCAAAATGCATCAAATGACATaaattttacaacttatacatatATTTTGTTAACTTATCATAAATATCACTACCACACAAGCCCTTGTTATTGATAGAATTTTACAAATATTTGGTCTGAGACGGATTGGTTAGTGACAAATATAAAAGTACCGTTGTGATCCATTTTTTTTACTGGATCAGCAATTTATTTTAGCAGTTTTAAATCCATACGAATTTGTGGGTACATTTGAAAGTATTCTTTTAAATAATTTAGACGATTATCGACCAAgtataataatttaaaaaatctaTTGGTAATGCGTAAAGTTTGCTtattttcaaacttttttttttaatttaaatagatcaaatgaaatttctttttattataattattaatgtTAATAACAatattcattattattattattattattattattattattattattataattattatataatcTTTCCCTACCCTTTTATAAACAATGTATTTTTGCTCTTAATTTCCCTAGCTTTTTATGAACAATGTATTTTTGCTTTTTCAGAAATTTGCCACTATTTTGTAGTGCTCGTCAATTTTGGTCCCCATTTCCACCGCCTTTGGTTGTCGAATGAAATCAAAGGGACCAACTATATTCAACAAAGAGATTACACACATACAGTCGATTATGTGTGTTTTGAGCAAAAGGGTATTGAACCCCTGGATCGATACAACCCTTAAATCTTAAATCTGAATCCATTCGACCCTTAAATCAAACTTCTTTTTCATCTTCGATTATAAGTCGTCaattttttgtgtgtgtttgcagAGATCGGAAAAAGAACAATTCATCGTCGTTTCTATCTTTAAACAATCTGGGACGACATAAACACATAAAGAGAGCGAAGGTGAGTACATCGTGTGTTCTTCAATTTCGGTTGTTAGGTAAACTCTGGCTCTATCGATTTCTGCCCTTTTTCAATATGAATCGATTGATATGAAGTTAAATATGTTTCTTTCTAATATCAAAGGATGGAGTATGCAGTGGCTAAATTGAACTCGGAAACTTGGAAAGTAGCAGTCAGACAAAATcataaataagatttttttttaccAGTCATCAATGCTGTTGAAAGCTATGGGTattgttttctttcctttctacatggaaaattgatgtcatataatttaaataaataacgctcaatacatatcgatggaaggcaaacgggcaacaagctgcgccgctagcactttttggatgacaaaactattttttttaggaGCTCAACGGTCTCTGCTTCGAGAAAACTAAATGTATCAAATGCAAAAtgtacaaacacatgttgattttctatacatgcattctcgtgATTTTCCATTTTGCACGCAACGACTTTCAAAGCGGTATGCCCTGCTGTGAAACCCTCACTCCTTAAACCGACGAGATGAGAGACCCGCGTAAGATCCACACACCCGTGCTTTCTTCGTACCATCCAAATACCAAAATGTTAGTCGGCCTAAGGGTAGATCTTCCATCCTGCGGGTCCGTCAAAATGTTCACGGGCGCTTCTTTCTTCACAGATATACCAGCACGCCGATAAACATAAAAGAGAACATCACTAACCACATCATGTCGATACTTGAAACCAGGAAGCTCTTTACAATGAACCATATGTTTCCCAAAAGTGTCCAAACATGCCTTACGGCAAACTGAGCATATCTCGTCAGTTGGGACTAGAGGAATTATGAGGCGGTAACAGAGGATAGTGTAACAATGTCAATttgaaaaacaatttttcatttttaaatcatacttttaatcatcaaaaacaataacaaaacataatgtatccaatgttatcataacaTAACAATTCCCAGAATCTCAACATAATCCtctatgagtgtgtacggatcatgtcggtgccttcccgcgatcctcactaatacctaaaacacataacacaacaactgtaagcataaatacttagtgagttccccaaaataccacatacaacacatacacctttccaggtcataactctatgggaccttccagtccaagtgtctcaggggacttccgtcctgaatcctggtagaccttccggtcctacccatatcgaccttccggtccgtaaccttttgaccttccggtccatatcatcttcaCCTTCCGGCCCTTATcatacataccatacataacacatacatatcacataacaatatACAACACATACATCGCAtggcatataagaccttccgatcacacattgggtacccttccaggtacaatatagtgagaagactcacctcaatgcagtcggataaactctcgtgctcaacgtcctGACCTACCTTCCTCCTATCATTCAAATAACATTCCCGATTAAAACTCTCTCATAGTCTCATCCCTAAGgattgggtagaagaccattctacccttccctgaaTTCTCTTGAATCAGTCTTGctcaaaccctaaggtcaactgaagtcaacggtcaaatttTGACCCGAATCGTCaagtgcacatgggcgactcggcgagtccatgcaggtcctccactcgacgggttcctcctgtcacgaatcgcggggcaaccccgactcgactcgttgagtccacttatgaactcgacgagttgcttccatgatcatactcaaatgaccttctgaggtcagatctacttcTATAATCTATAGatatgaccttcccaagcatgataatcacgtaaaggttcgaacttTAGGCCCATGCATCACACTATCACCTCTATATGCCAAAATAACCCTTAATATGCTAACCTAAGCCCCAAACTCATAAAGGACTGCATAAATCTGGAGAAtaaggactctctggacctctcaaggtctagATCTGATGATAGTGTCAAAAGAGGACATCTCAAACATTAGATCTCTTACCAAAAAGAAGAGAAAAGCCCTAGATTGTATACTCAATGAAAATGGACACGAATCCTTACCTCCCACAGCAGCTCTGCACcaaatgatggaagatttgagtcccacaagacTGCCTAGCTCGAAGTCCTCCCTCTCCGTTGCTAAAACACACAAAATAATGATGAATTAGCCTTCCTCTGGCACTACAAACGTTCTCTCTGCTCTCCAGGGTTTCTCAGGGGTGTAATGGCCAtaaatgaaggccataaaggcctttaaatagggcacatacccccgagatttagggttttcgccgccagcacagactcgtcgagtcccaaaccgactcgtcgagtccaatcacTAATCCAATCATCAAATCGCGTTCCTACTCGACGATTCTaggcgccaactcgtcgagtccttctcttTAACTCAAAAATAATGAACAATAtagaatacctgggaatccggatgttacaattctcccctactagaatcagacttcgtcctcgaagtctcgctcgaCAAAAAACTCGGGGTACTGCTTCtgcatctccaactccggctcccatgtcagcCCGGACCCtatccgatgttgccactggacctgaaccagagacacctccttgttcctcagaaccttgatcttccgatcccatATCGCgattggtctctcaacataattcaagctcgcatccacctaaatatcctccagcggcaccaccgccgactcatcggctatacactttctcaattgagacacatggaaggtagcatgaatctggctcaactccgtaggtagctcaaaccgatatgctaccctgcccaccctcacgGTCACCCTGAACGGCCCAaagtaccggggccccaacttgcccctcctcctgaatcgaatcactcctttccaaggagataccttcaggagtacgaagtctcccacctggaactcaagctcggatcgtcgcctaccTGTagaactcttctggcgactcagagtcgtcaacaacctctgtctaagCTGTTGTATCTGCTTGATCGTCgggagcactatctcagtgctgcccatcatgcgtttccctacctctccccagcaaataggagtccgacatctcctcccgtacaacaactcgaagggaggcatgccaatactcgaatggtggctattgttataggagaactcagccaacgacaaatacgtgtcccaacttcccccgAAGTCCATcccacatgcttggagcatgcccttgagcgtctgaatcttccgctcactctgtccgtccgtctgtgggtgggaagcggtactgaaatgcagcctcgtacccaactcctcattgAACTTCTtcaagaacctggaagtgaaacatacatctcgatctgtgcgcctcctccatcagaatggtacgtgccccacctgcatacgacacccaaatccgaccttgaaaggtcatcaacccttggttatcggtaacgaactcagacacctgcccgatcacccgctcccaCTTGCGGTTCTCCAGTATCACGACTtctgcctgggcctcccgaatggtgtccagcATCAGAGTCATCACTGTTAAACGCATACAAATGTCTCAaatcggggcactctctgccctacggctcagggcattagctacaacattagctttctctgggtggtacaggatctcacaatcgtaatcctttaccacatccaaccatctcctctggcgcatattcaggttggccGATCCaccaaatacttcaagctcttgtgatccgtgtatatggtacaccgaaacccatacaaatagtgacactagatcttgagggcgaacaccactggccctaactccagatcgtgggtgggataccttgtctcatgaggattcagctgcctcgatgcatacgctatcacatgccccctctgcataagaactgcacccaaccccgatatcgatgcgtcacaatacaccacaaaatcctccatcccttctgggagggctaacatcggggcctcgcataatctcaacacctcccacctcataaccgccttaattttggccgggtcgaccaatatctcattctggttaatgaggtgtcccaAAAACTGGACATCTCGTAacaaaaaatcacatttggagaatttggcgaaaagcctctccgacctcaataccccgagaatctctctaagatgctcctcatgttgctctctagatctcgaatataccagaatatcgtcgatgaacacgatcaccaacctatccagcatcggcctgcacaccctgttcatgagatccatgaacactgtcagtgcattagtgagcccaaaaggcatctccACGAagtcgtaatgcccataacgagttctgaacgccgtcttctggatatcttcatc
The genomic region above belongs to Lactuca sativa cultivar Salinas chromosome 4, Lsat_Salinas_v11, whole genome shotgun sequence and contains:
- the LOC111881434 gene encoding cytochrome P450 CYP82D47, encoding MHSICSLAMEFYLLVSTIVATISVPILVHRLLLPILHRKNENTGKNLKPPQAKGAWPIIGHLHLLRGPELPHKVLGDMAEKYGPIFTVKLGVHQALVISDSKIAKDCFTTNDKAFASRPKMEASKIMAYNYAVLGRAPYGDYWRKMRKMLVLEVLSQRRVEMLGHIRASEVRASVKELYDGWVTNKLTESSESQMVKVEMSQWFGNLILNIIVRIVSGKRFSPNDEERLRFQAVAGKYFELFGAFLVADFIPYLNWLDVSGYKKLMKNTGKDLDNIVDQWLKEHNQESKSIQQHEANQDFMHVLISILRGASKQEFRGFDHDTIIKATSLQVLVAGVDTTSVTFTWALALLLNNPKALETAQDEIDEYVGRDRLVEESDLKNLVYLNAIIKETLRLYPAGPLSVPHESLEDCIVGGYSIPKGTRLLVNLWKLQRDPSIWSDPEEFKPERFLTSHKDIDVKGNHYELLPFGSGRRMCPGVLFALQVLGLTLARLLQQFVLKKPSDEPVDMTESMGATNGKAAPLDVLLGPRLPTDMYKVG